The following proteins come from a genomic window of Rutidosis leptorrhynchoides isolate AG116_Rl617_1_P2 chromosome 10, CSIRO_AGI_Rlap_v1, whole genome shotgun sequence:
- the LOC139872867 gene encoding large ribosomal subunit protein uL18c-like, with protein MSSISLSSLQSTYSYSNFHHQQNLFFIQPSLISDRKTRSLKIEASARTRQDNRQARHARIRKKVEGTPERPRMCVFRSNKHMYVQVIDDTKMHTLASASTMQKPLSEEFDFTSGPTIDVAKKIGEAIAKSCIEKGITAVAFDRGGYPYHGRIQALADSAREHGLQF; from the exons ATGTCATCTATTTCGTTATCATCCCTACAAAGCACATATTCCTATTCAAATTTTCATCACCAACAAAACCTTTTCTTCATTCAACCGTCACTAATATCTGATCGGAAAACAAGGTCACTGAAAATAGAAGCATCTGCAAGAACTCGTCAAGATAACAGACAAGCTCGCCATGCTCGTATCCGTAAGAAG GTGGAAGGGACACCAGAAAGACCAAGAATGTGTGTGTTCCGCTCCAACAAGCATATGTATGTTCAGGTGATTGATGATACCAAAATGCATACACTTGCATCAGCTTCAACAATGCAGAAACCACTCTCTGAGGAGTTTGATTTCACCTCCGGGCCCACTATT GATGTAGCTAAGAAAATTGGTGAAGCTATTGCAAAGTCGTGTATTGAGAAAGGGATAACAGCTGTGGCATTTGATAGAGGTGGTTATCCTTATCATGGACGTATTCAAGCGCTCGCTGATTCAGCTAGAGAACATGGTCTCCAGTTCTAG